One genomic window of Nicotiana sylvestris chromosome 10, ASM39365v2, whole genome shotgun sequence includes the following:
- the LOC138879992 gene encoding uncharacterized protein, translating into MAPYEALYGRRCRSPIGWFEAGETNLLGPDLVQKAMDKVQLIRQRFLIAQSRQKSYADKRRSDLVFTIRDKVFLRVSPMKGVMRFGKRGKLSPRFIGPYEILDRMGAVAYILALPPELSFIHPIFHVLMLRKCISDSSRVLESPAIPLDEKLSYEEEPITIVDRQVRKLRSKEILFVKVLWRNHIVEEAMWEVEDAMRVKYPHLFQSTGGRLIAELELYSRSLQVGA; encoded by the exons ATGGCACCATAtgaagcattgtatggtagaagatgtcgttctcctatAGGATGGTTTGAAGCTGGTGAGACTAACTTATTGGGACCTGACTTAGTACAAAAAGCTATGGATAAAGTCCAGTTGATCAGACAGAGATTTCTTATAGCTCAGAGTAGACAAAAGTCTTATGCTGATAAGAGAAGAAGTGATTTAGTGTTCACAATTAGAGACAAAGTGTTCCTACGAGTCTctcctatgaaaggtgtgatgcggtttgggaaaagaggcaagctgagccccaggtttataggACCGTATGAGATACTAGACCGAATGGGAGCTGTGGCTTATATTTTGGCACTTCCTCCTGAGTTGTCCTTTATTCATCCAATTTTTCATGTATTAATGCTAAGGAAATGTATATCAGACTCATCACGGGTACTTGAATCTCCTGCTATACCGCTTGATGAAAAGttgtcttacgaggaggagccgatcACTATTGTTGATAGACAAGTAAGAAAACTACGGTCAAAAGAAATATTGTTCGTGAAAGTATTATGGAGAAATCATATAGTTGAAGAAGCTATGTGGGAAGTGGAAGATGCTATGCGAGTCAAGTATCCTCACTTATTTCAGTCTACAG gtgggcgcctgattgctgaacttgaattgtattcccgttcTCTCCAGGTTGGTGcttga